Genomic window (Phragmites australis chromosome 5, lpPhrAust1.1, whole genome shotgun sequence):
ACTGATAAAATTCCTCAAAGCTCCTCCATGCCAAACTTCACGATCGATCATATGAGGTTTATCCCTCCTGATACGTTGGTGGAGGATGGTGGTGAAGATCGGATTGCACGTGCTCAAGTCTCCCTCTTTGGTAATCAGGTGCATAACCATGAGGAGTATGTCATTGccattgatgaagatgaggagatGACCCCCTAATAATACCATGTCCTCATCCCTTAGGTTTGCAACTACATTCAGAATGAGCTGCGCCTCCTTGTTCAGTATTCCTACTAGCACCCCTTTGGGATAGGTCTTTTTCCAGCTTAGAGATACTTTCCAAAGAAACAGGCTCTTCAATGGTAACCCCCATGATATAGATGGCTTCACTGTCAGTTTCATCTATCATGATAGAGATTTGAACCTGCGTAACTCCCCTTACTACCGCATTGGTTGGTACATGTTCTTGGGATTTCCCTTAGATTACatgaagattgagttcttggaTCAGGCTTGCTCTTCCTTTGGAAAACTTGTCCACTGGTACTCTAGCTGTTGTAGTAAGGCCTATGTTCTGGTTTGCTATTTGTTCAATAATGTGTGGTCAATACCGTGAAGTTTGATCATCCGCCGAGGACATGAAATGACTTGTATGGGAAGATCGTGAACAGTGCCAGTTTACATCCTCCACAACAACTTTGCCAATGACATCCCCCTGAACGAGGACATGCTCCTCCAGAACAATGGTAACCCTCATTTGTCTCAGCTGGTGGTACCTTAGGGAGGTTCGGCTCAGGATCTCTTCCTGCCGTAGCAACAGCAAGGCTAGCCCGATCCAGCTTGGGAGCAAGCGACGTAGGCGCTCCATATGGGTCAGCAGCATGGTTGGCTTGCCTAGCCCCCACAATCCCAAGCCCAGTGCAACAACATGTGCATCCTCAGTAGCACTTTTTTGGTCAGTCCCACTCGTTAGGTGCTAACTCTTTGTTGCTCAGTTCTTCCTCCTCTAGTAACGGGACCAGTGGAAATTTAACGGTCAGAGGCTTCTTCATCTTACCGATAGTGTCAGCCATATCTTTAGCTGGTGGTTCCTGGGCAATTTGAGGCCTTGTTAGAATGGATTGGCCCTTTTCTCTTCAATGCTTCAATGAACCTTCTTGGAAGAGCTTTCCCAGGGACTCAGTCttcctcttggtggctcaatatcCAAGCCTCTTTGTTGCTTGTCTTCTCTTAGATGCATTGCAAGTTAAACAAGTTCTTGTTTCCTTATCAGCGTTTGCTGTAGTTACTCCAGTCCTCCAGCAAGGTGACCATTAAGGAGATTGAGCCTCTGCCCTCACTGAACTCTATGGGTATGTTGGGGACTTCATGAGGTTCAAAGGAGCTATTGGGCAAAGTAAAAGAATGCAAATATGATCTAAAAGCCCAAAAAGTGATCACCAAGACATACAACAGACAAAGCTCCTTGAAGGGTAAGTCCTTAAATGAGGTGGCTTCTGATCTTTGAATCTCTCAAAGTTTGCTACACAGGTGGGGTCgacaaggaggagcaagaggctAGAAAACAAAACCAAAGGCAAAAGAATTTTATTCACTTCCCCTCTCTCCAATAGAAAATAAATGTAGCATTAGTTCTCCCAAAATACCTACCCACACTATGGTCAATGTTGGCAACCTTTCTACCAACATCTTATTTCTGGGCCATGTTAAGTTCTCTAACCTATTTGATTTAGAACAAGCTCAGAACTCTTACCCAGAAATCTCGGTTGATACCTTCAGCTCATTGCAGTGGACATATGTAGCATCCCTCCTGGGGAGGTGGCGCAAGACAAGTTGTTGAGGCCAAGGGCAATAAAGGGAGAGGTCTCATGCGCCAGAAACACTAGAAACAATGATAACTAATATTTCATGGTTATTTCGGGTGTCTGTTCCCCTTTTGGCTGTAATATccctcaatttttgcttctccTCTGGGTGGTGGCGATTCTAAGTCCTAAACGCTCTTTTGGAACTTTTGGGATTATTAGTGTTCTGGGTTTGTTGCTTTGGGCGTGTTTAGCTGGCACTTCTGGTACTATTATAATCCTCTAGTTAACCGCATTTTGGCTGTTATGTTTATACTCGATGCTGAGGATGGTTGTGTGCATCTTTTCTATTGGTGTGTTTGCGTGGACCATGTGGAACTTTGATCTTTGGATTTGGCACAACAACTTTTAGGTGTCTTGCAGAGCTATGAGAAGTTTTTCTTTCGTTTGGCAGTCCTCATCCCTTTCAGGAAATCAACGCCTCACCCCTTTTATCTTACTCAGTTCTGTCCAGTTCTTTTCTCTGCCTCtcatttttgagaattttaaacATCCTTCAACATGTTCTGGTTCAGGCAAACACCATCCTCCACTGTTTTCCATCCGATAATAGAGTCTTGCTCTATGAGCAAGGGTTTCCTTccttcatcttgatcttggTTTTCAATGAGTATCCACTATAGAAGTTGGAACATCCTAAATTGGAATGTCAGATACTTGTATCATGAAGATAAGTGGTCAGTGGTTGGCAACAAAATTGAAGGAAACTCTTGTGCAATTTTCTGCCTTCAATAAACTAAAAAAGAGGTTATTGATTTTTTCTTCATAAGGAAAATTGCCCCCAAATGTTTCAATAAGTTTGCTTTTGTGCCCTCTTCGGGGGCTTCTGGGGGAATCCTTGTTGGCTGGAATGTATCGTTTTTTGTAGGGATGGTTATTTTTTTGGAGAGCTTTGTCACGTCAGTTTATGGCCCTTGtcacgaggaagaaaggggtAGCTTTGTTCAGTAGATGTTTAATTTGGACATGTCAAACACAAAAAACTGGATGATCTTGGGAGATTTCAATTTCTATCGCATCTCATAGGATAGAAATAAGCTGGGAGGGAACAACAATGATATGCTTATCTTCAATGAAGTCGTCAAAAAGTTAGGTCTAGAAGGGGTGCCTCTCAAAAGCAGAAATTACACTTAGAGTAACATTCAAGGGAATCCCTTGTTGGAGCAAATTGATTGATGCTTCACTTCAGTTAATTGGACCATCTTATATCCTAACTCTTTGCTCATCCCTTTGCCTAGACCCACCTCAGACCACATCCCATGCTATGTTCAGATTGGAACTAACATACTAAAGGCGATGATCTTCAAGTTTGAGAATTTTTGGGTGGATTATCCCAATTTCATGGACATGGTGCAGAACTCTTGGAGTGCACCAGCTAAGGCTACCAATGTGGCCCAGAAGTTGGCTGTCAAATTCAAAAAGGCTCAGAGGTGTTCTTAAGAAATGAGCTAAATCTCTCTCCATGTTGAATAACATCATTAAGGAATGTAACCTGGCCTTGGAGGTCATGGACAAACTGGAGGAGCAAAGGCCTTTATTCATTCAGGAATACAATTTTAGAATCATCCCCAAAACTCATTTACTCTAGACTCTgaaggctcaaaaagagtatTGGAGGAAGAGGTTCGCCATCAGGTGGGTCAGGCTGGGAGAAGAAACCCATATTTTTTCCATGCAGCTGCCACTAAGAGTTATAGGATCAACACAATTACTAGTTTGGAGGATAGTGAAGGAAGACTAGTTTCGAGTCATGGGGAAAAGATAGCTATAATCTCGAAAACTTACAGGGAGATGATGGATCATTCAGATAACCCTGTTATGCTTTTTGACCTTGATAGTCTTGTTCAACCAAGGGAGAACCTTGCTAGGCTATCAGAGCCCTTCTCTTCAAAGTAAATTGGTAGGGTCATTAAAGATATGCCTTCAGATAAAACCACAGGGCCTGATGGCTTCAATGGTTGCTTTGTTAAAAAATGTTGGAGCATCATCAAAGAAGTTTTCTATCAACTTGTCAATGACTTCTATTTGAGTAGGCTGAACCTTCAATCCATTAACACTCATTTATCACTCTGGTTCTGAAGATTAATAACCTAGTTAAGATTAATGATTAACATCCTATCTCTCTATTAAATGTGGCCCTAAAGATGTTAACAAAGGTGTTAGCCAACAGGCTGCAATCAATGATTCTAAAGCTAGTCCACACAAATCAATATGATTTCATTAAAGGGAGAACAATTCAGGATTTCTTAGGTTGGGCCTATGAATTCCTTCATCAATGTCACAGCTCCAAGAGAGAAATCATCATTTTAAAACTAGATTTTTAAAAAGCTTTTGACACAGCTAAACATCAGGCTATCTTATTGATGCTGAAAAAACTAGGGTTTGATGATAAGTGGATCAATTGGGTTCAAAGCATCCTAGAGTCTAGATCCTTCGCAGTTCTTCTCAATGGAGTTCCTGAAAAAATATTCCATTGCAAAAGAGAGGTCGGACAGGGTGACCCTCTTTCACCTCTCTTATTTGTCCTTGTTGCAAACCTTCCACAATGCATCATAAACAAGGGTCGACAAAGGGGTTTGTTTACACCTCCTATCAACCTGACTCATACGGAGGACTTCCCTATTGTGCATTATGTTGATGAAACCATTTTAATCATGAAAGCCTCCCAAAGAGAGCTTTTATGGCTCAAGGACATTCTGCATTCCTTCTCTCTATCAACTGGTTTGAAAGTAAATTGCTCCAAGTCTTGCATGGTTCCAATCAATGTAAGCCCTGAAAAAGTTTCTCAGCTTGCCGGGGTCTTTGGCTGCAAGGTAGGGTATCTCCCTTCACATATTTTGGTTTGCCTTTGGGCACCACAAGGCCTAGAGTTGAGGACCTTTCTACCCTTATGAATAAGTTGGAAAGAATGCTTACCGCTACATCTTCCCAGTTTAGGATGGCAGGTAGTCTGACTCTTGTTAATTCAGTTCTCTCTTCCTTACCAACCTACGCTATGTGCACCCTAAGGCTTCCTAAGAAGGTCATTGAGATAATTGATAGGGATAGAAAGCACTGCCTCTGGAGAGGCAATGCCTTGTTTCTGAAGGGTAAGTGTTTGATGGACTAGAAGCAAGTTTGTATCCCCAAGAAGAAAGGTGGTATGGAGGTGGTCAGTTATACATGTAGAATGAGGCCTTATTAGTAAAACACCTTTACAAGTTCTACATCAAGGAAGACATCCCCTGGTTCAATCTATTATAGAATACTCACTATGTTGGAGGTCGTACCCCGCACACCATGATGGCAAAAGGGTCTTCCTGGTGGAAAGACATCATGGACTTTAGTGATCATTTTAGGGGTATTGCTTCTGGGGCTCTGGGAGATGGCTCCACTATTCTACTTTAGCATGATATTTGAAATGGTAAGTATCTCAAAAATCAGTTGTCAACACTTTCCACGTTTGCAATCAACCAAAACGTTTCCATTGCTCAATTCTCGCTAGAGAGGATATCAATAGTCACTTTCATATCCCTCTTTCCAGTCAAGCACATTAGTAATTGCAAGACCATATGGATAAAATTCAGCATGGTAACTCAGAGAATAATGGTTGGATCTGCTGCTGGGGTTCTCAAGCCTATTCAACTACGTTCTATGATCTTCCTTTTAAAAACTTGGCTCCTCTAACTCCTTTTCTTTAGATTTTGAGCTCCAAGTGCTCTGCAAAGCTCAAAGTTTTCTTATGGCTTCTCTTCAAGGATCGTCTCAACTCCAGAAACCTGCTCAAGAGAAAGAATTACAGAATTGACAGAAATGACTATAACTGTGTGCTTTGCAGTCGTAATATTGATGAGGAAACAACATTCCACCTATTCTTTGATTGTGATTTCAGCACCACATGTTGGACAACAATCGGTCTTTCTTGGACTCAGGAGTTGAATTTCTTTCATATGATCCAGGAAGCCAGAAGCAATTTCCAGCATAAGTTCTTCATGGAAGTGTTCTCAATTGCTGCATGGGAAATCTAGAAGCAATAGAACGCCAAGATCTTTAATAGGTCGTTGGCTAACTTCCTCAGATGGAAAGAATCTTTCAAGGATACTGTCTTTGTACAATCGCATAGAATGAGCCTCCCTCTTAAGACTCTGGTCTTAGATTGGTTACAAACACTTGTATAgtgttcctttttcttcctttccttttctcctttgtatatatagctgtGCTTCTTTTGTTTAATAAAAGCCTGCAGTGAGGGCTTTCCTCACTGTTtttcattcaaaaaaaaattatagatagcTCCACTGCACAATCTCATTTatagatatcataaaaaaaaaatagcagataGTAtgtctctactacttaaaaaatacataattatttCCACACCCTCCTGTGTCCTACTTCCACGTGCTGTCCTCCTCATGTTCTGCCCTCACTCCTAGCCCACGCCTGCGCTTCCACCGCAGGCCCGCAGCCCATGAACCACTAGGCCGCTAGGCGTCCAGATCAGAAAAGCGTCGTGAGTAAATTTTCAGCTCATGTTACAACGCACATGTTCAACTAATATTATGTAAAGCATGTTAACCTCAAAATGATATGTCATATGTTAAACCATTCCACAAGTTTTTTTCTGAACCGTCTGCACATCATATAGTAATACAGTGAGATACTTAGTATGACCGTCTGCACATATTCTTCACCTCAGTTTTTGGGGAGCTCGATAGGCCAGAAAACACCCTGACCAAATCAATTCAACATAAGCATGTTTTTTTAGCATAAAGCATTACTATTTTCCTGCCATCTTCTGTGCTATTGGCCCTCTCCACTAGCAGTGCTGCCTGGCCCTCTTCTGCTTACAGTGGTGTTCTTCAGTATCTGCACAAGGGAGAGAAACTCCAAACAGAACATGTTTTATGCCTGCATCATACAACTGGTGGTCACCATTATTTAACAAACAAAAAACCTTTCATCCCAATATAATTCCAAATTCCATGATCATATAGAATACAATCCATTAACCAACAAATCTTGTTTGTGCACCAACAGGCACTAAAGGAGCTAGTaacataataataaaaatatagtccaaaagaagaataaaaatatgaatataaGACAGTGGTTTCAATTCTGATGGAACAGACAAGATATGACTTATGAGTACAATAGAGATAGGAAATTAACATTGTGTCCATAACCGATGAAGCTAACATGTACCAACCAAAACCGACAGAATGCCAAATAATCAACTACACATAAATTTGTACAAACCAAATACTTAGCAATCAATGGATGCGAATCAAACAAAGTGTACCTGTCGGAGCATCTAGCTCTCATTCTGGAGGGTGGAGAGCCTCTCTTCCATCTCCGAATCTTCTTCTCCAGTTCCTTCACCTTCACCTCTAGATCAGTCAAATAagccttcttcctctctcttgacTGCTGGGCTGATACCCGGTTCCTTAGTAATCTTTACAAGTCACAAACATAGCAAATCAACCCATCTTCCAGACCTAAGACCAGATTAACTATGGTATGTACATTGCATACAATACATGGAAAGGGAGAGATCATAGGATTGAGAACTTCATAAATAGTAAACTAGCAACTATTTTGTAATTGGACAAATTTGATATTCTCCCACAATTCATATTAATCTAACACCAATTCACCCAGGAGTTCAACTTGAACACAAAAAATTGTTTTCCATAATGTGGGTGATATAAACTAATGTTCTTACGCTGGTTGAAGCAAAATGTTACACTAGCATACCAGCTAAAAACTTATTTTAGGAAGCAACGGTAGGGAGTTCCCACCTGAACTTATACCAGCTAAAATCTTAGTTGGGATATTATACTTATCCATCCAATGGCACTAATGTTAGTACTTTTTTTAGGGATGGCACTAGTGTTAATGTGCTATTGCCGAGTTTCATATATTAAGAAAGCATTGACGCAATGGTGCCACATTGTAGTTATGGAAGTATTATACAAACGCTACCACTGGTGTCAAAAGCTCGAAGTTCGCTCTGTCAGATAATATAGATGCTATGACCTATAATACAGATGCTATGACCTATGAGTAGGGGTATGTGATATGTCCACAACTGTTTTATGCTTTTCTTCCCCACTCCACTTGTATTGTATCTCACCTAACAAATATTTAGATGGGCAGGTAGCACATCACGCTACGTTCAAGTCATGAAAGCAAGGAGCAAGGCTTCAGAGAAATATATAGGCCAACACACTGGCTTATTTCAGCAAGCTTCAAGCCTTCAACATAATTTTAACCTCCTTCAATTCCTACTGATTCACCTAAAAGAAAGTACAATTCGAACAAATTGAGCATCGTTATCTAAAAACCTTACTTAACAAGCTCAATCGGCATTTCGGATCATGTTTGCGAAGCATGGTCCTCCAAACCATCTACCTCCACAAGCATTCTTTTCACATCTAAACTCCACAAAGGGGACCTAGCTCTGATGTGGATTCAACATGGTCCACCGCTGAAACCAAAATATGCATTGCTAGCATACATCACCAAGatatttctttcctctaaaaaatACTAAAGATATTTTTTCCTCATCAAATTGGCCAATCAAATTTCAGACCCGTGTGACTCATCCCTTCTTCCGTACTACCAAACTGAATTCCGTACTACCTAGTGCCTATCGACTTTGTATTGTGGAGCAGTAGATTATACTTCCATCctctaaaaaaataattgtaCTCCCATAGCTAGTAATCACAGTATGCTGCCGTTGCTTGCTACAAGTAGGAGTACCAATACAAATCTCACACCTTTTGAGGCGCTTGTGCTCCTTGTCCGCGGGGCTGCGCACGCGGCGGCGCGCGCTGGCCTGCGCCGTGGAGGACTGGGCGCGGTCCGGGCCGCCGGCACCCTGGCCGGCCACCCTGCCCGACGTGGAAGGGCCGCCCGGCAGCTCCAGGCCCAGCTCCGGCACTCTCCTTGTCTCCTCGTCGCTCTCCATCCCTGTAATTGAATCAGACAGAGCTCAATTCAGCAAACGAATCGAGATCTTGGTGCTCCAGCCGAATGGGCATGGTTTGCAAGAAAGGAAAACGAAAATTTATCATCGAAAACGACGAAAAGTGTCGGAGATAACAAGATTCAAATCAGAACAGAATTCCGCTGCATGCGTAGAAGCTGGGGAGCACAGGATCCAAATCAGAACAGAATTCCGCTGCATGCGTAGAACCTTTTTTGGTTTACACCACAACTATTTCACGGATCAACACCTCAAAAGTTCCAAACGTTATATATGAATACATTTAGGCCCTTTAGtaaaa
Coding sequences:
- the LOC133917405 gene encoding transcription factor HY5-like isoform X2 codes for the protein MESDEETRRVPELGLELPGGPSTSGRVAGQGAGGPDRAQSSTAQASARRRVRSPADKEHKRLKRLLRNRVSAQQSRERKKAYLTDLEVKVKELEKKIRRWKRGSPPSRMRARCSDRHKTCSVWSFSPLCRY
- the LOC133917405 gene encoding transcription factor HY5-like isoform X3, translating into MESDEETRRVPELGLELPGGPSTSGRVAGQGAGGPDRAQSSTAQASARRRVRSPADKEHKRLKRLLRNRVSAQQSRERKKAYLTDLEVKVKELEKKIRRWKRGSPPSRMRARCSDRY
- the LOC133917405 gene encoding transcription factor HY5-like isoform X1 — its product is MESDEETRRVPELGLELPGGPSTSGRVAGQGAGGPDRAQSSTAQASARRRVRSPADKEHKRLKRLLRNRVSAQQSRERKKAYLTDLEVKVKELEKKIRRWKRGSPPSRMRARCSDRYTLFDSHPLIAKYLVCTNLCVVDYLAFCRFWLVHVSFIGYGHNVNFLSLLYS